A single region of the Drosophila miranda strain MSH22 chromosome 2, D.miranda_PacBio2.1, whole genome shotgun sequence genome encodes:
- the LOC108157422 gene encoding zinc finger protein interacting with ribonucleoprotein K, protein MPKLFCGFRSLDICRVVPNVVPTTKRDRGSSSVIKNSANTNKKSKLTFHYGSIKPTDNWLKSDDLPIVERRQMELSQGDQLMDILPESESHEVSHTIWELEKPGQARDAGKKKNGAKISYISVTKDNKRVWTKDKQSKLVPKPSAMPEPPPIKNPRRTKQKGELFHCSECEKIFNHSWMLVAHMRTHTGERPFNCPEPKCQKSFADRSNLRSHQRSKGHHTWNYQCGQCGKYFNQESFLKRHTLDACRKYLLNITHKKA, encoded by the exons ATGCCAAAACTTTTTTGTGGCTTCCGCAGCTTGG ACATTTGCCGTGTTGTACCCAACGTGGTACCAACGACGAAACGCGATCGCGGCAGCTCTAGCGTGATAAAAAACAGTgccaacacaaacaaaaaatcgAAGCTGACCTTTCACTATGGCAGCATAAAGCCAACCGACAACTGGCTCAAGAGCGACGATCTACCCATCGTAGAGAGGCGCCAGATGGAGCTGAGCCAGGGTGACCAGCTGATGGACATCCTACCGGAGAGTGAGAGCCACGAGGTCAGCCACACCATCTGGGAACTGGAGAAGCCGGGCCAAGCCCGAGATGCGGGCAAGAAGAAAAACGGTGCCAAAATAAGCTACATCAGTGTGACCAAAGACAACAAGCGCGTCTGGACCAAAGACAAGCAGTCCAAGCTGGTCCCAAAGCCATCAGCCATGCCGGAACCGCCTCCGATCAAGAACCCGCGACGCACCAAACAGAAAGGAGAGCTGTTCCACTGCAGCGAGTGCGAGAAAATCTTCAACCATTCCTGGATGCTGGTAGCCCACATGCGAACCCACACGGGCGAGCGTCCATTCAATTGCCCCGAACCGAAGTGCCAGAAGTCCTTCGCCGATCG CTCCAATCTGCGCTCGCATCAGCGCTCCAAGGGCCACCACACCTGGAACTATCAGTGCGGCCAGTGTGGCAAGTATTTCAATCAAGAAAGCTTCCTGAAGCGTCATACCTTGGACGCCTGTCGCAAGTATCTGTTGAACATTACCCATAAGAAGGCATAA
- the LOC108157424 gene encoding uncharacterized protein LOC108157424: MGFGELLRDNQIGMVYLVGAPIFISLMLVHFYYCWLSVRECRRSRGRKALLSQARDAILQVEVY, from the coding sequence ATGGGATTCGGCGAACTGCTGAGAGATAACCAAATCGGTATGGTGTACTTGGTGGGTGCACCTATCTTCATATCCCTGATGCTCGTTCACTTCTACTACTGCTGGCTCAGTGTCCGCGAGTGCCGCCGTTCCAGGGGCCGAAAGGCCCTGCTCTCCCAAGCCCGCGATGCCATACTCCAAGTGGAGGTCTATTGA
- the LOC108157423 gene encoding hemotin — protein sequence MDWSMKFHLLAYYYQCPNISPWSLILFGAIVAVTLFCYSCHCYQLIRDRRRLRSQNRQLPQPLVRLSVSPGCPHIINTKLTHSKNLAEAY from the coding sequence ATGGATTGGTCGATGAAGTTCCACTTATTGGCTTATTATTATCAGTGTCCAAACATAAGCCCGTGGTCTCTAATACTATTTGGCGCGATAGTCGCGGTAACGCTCTTCTGCTACAGCTGCCATTGCTATCAGCTTATTCGCGATCGTCGTCGGCTCCGATCACAAAATCGGCAACTGCCTCAACCCCTTGTACGTCTGTCGGTCAGCCCGGGCTGCCCCCACATCATCAACACCAAGCTGACGCACTCCAAAAATCTCGCTGAGGCTTACTAA
- the LOC108153957 gene encoding microtubule-associated protein RP/EB family member 1-like yields the protein MQNVYHTRNSNPSQNLSRKEIIKWINSTLNIDIKKLEDLGSGAEYCQLFNQLHPDTINLKKVKHGSHLQADFQANFLLLQLALQKVGVDKDIKIGRMIVGGRRENLDFAQWFKKLYDRNIDKKDTVFQDVSEPSKRSSSKRSSSKQSSSKRSTSKRSSSKQSSSKRSSSSTVVPSRTPSQRSVSLTPFPKTSTRLRWCKEAYF from the coding sequence ATGCAGAACGTTTACCACACCAGAAACTCAAATCCTTCGCAGAACCTGTCGCGTAAGGAGATCATAAAATGGATTAACAGTACCCTGAACATCGATATTAAGAAGCTGGAGGATCTGGGATCCGGCGCCGAGTACTGTCAGCTGTTTAACCAACTCCATCCGGACACCATAAACCTGAAGAAGGTGAAACACGGTTCACATCTCCAGGCGGACTTCCAGGCCAACTTCCTTTTGCTACAGCTGGCCCTGCAGAAGGTGGGCGTGGACAAGGACATCAAGATCGGCAGGATGATTGTGGGTGGCCGTCGCGAGAACTTGGACTTCGCTCAGTGGTTCAAAAAGCTCTACGACCGAAACATTGACAAGAAGGACACAGTCTTCCAGGATGTCTCGGAGCCCAGCAAGCGGTCGTCCAGCAAGCGGTCATCCAGCAAGCAGTCGTCTAGCAAGCGGTCGACCAGCAAGCGGTCGTCCAGCAAGCAGTCGTCCAGCAAGCGGTCGTCCAGCAGTACAGTAGTTCCATCCCGTACCCCAAGCCAGCGATCGGTGTCACTCACTCCTTTCCCGAAAACATCAACCAGACTTCGTTGGTGTAAGGAAGCTTACTTTTAG
- the LOC108156871 gene encoding serine/threonine-protein kinase OSR1 isoform X1, translating to MQLLNFMCLKQKVAHIANNNHNNNNNNNNSKPPSGANESVADSRDSRIFGCFVKKDKHQEEREQTSEEQQNSGARESSHSGSYNVQQEEKRSSVNLAGGYPSIYRQQDEEFHPPCQEKPPQKRDSFVVCKQPKPRGRQPQQRSQSQPAISQQPRRRPGTPPPHAAAATAKSMTSIPATLSSNNVAAAGAANVPEKQPWPNSKDDYELRDVIGVGATAVVHGAYCIPRNEKCAIKRINLEKWNTSMDELLKEIQAMSSCNHENVVTYHTSFVVREELWLVLRLLEGGSLLDIIKHKMRTSNCKQGVFDEATIATVLKEVLKGLEYFHSNGQIHRDIKAGNILIGDDGTIQIADFGVSAWLATGRDLSRQKVRHTFVGTPCWMAPEVMEQDHGYDFKADIWSFGITAIEMATGTAPYHKYPPMKVLMLTLQNDPPTLDTGADDKDQYKAYGKTFRKMIVECLQKEPSKRPTASELLKHAFFKKAKDRKYLTQTLLQSGPSMETRVHKAAKRQPGASGRLHRTVTGEWVWSSEEEDNGGTSGGRKHPSSDSDSEDRPMNRLERADSSDSDREDPSPEITHSVSSATVTAATAAAGALSATAAPVAAASTQEVTAGLAQMPLPSEERGGEEAPPVNLVLRMRNLRRELHDIRFEFMVGKDTAEGIATELVDAGLVDALDTQPMAQHLDHLIAQCATMKTITFQLSSGVQPGEVPDERSLVGYAQISITD from the exons ATGCAGCTACTCAATTTTATGTGCCTCAAGCAAA AGGTTGCGCACATcgccaacaacaaccacaacaacaacaacaacaacaacaacagcaaaccCCCTTCGGGAGCCAACGAATCAGTTGCCGATTCCAGAGATAGCCGCATCTTTGGTTGCTTTGTCAAGAAGGATAAGCACCAGGAGGAGCGTGAGCAGACATCAGAGGAACAGCAGAACTCAGGAGCCAGAGAAAGTTCCCATTCGGGCAGCTACAACGTCCAGCAGGAGGAGAAGCGATCCAGCGTCAATCTAGCAGGAGGATATCCATCCATCTATCGGCAGCAGGACGAGGAATTCCACCCACCCTGTCAGGAGAAGCCTCCGCAAAAGAGAGACAGTTTCGTGGTCTGCAAGCAGCCCAAACCGAGAGGCAGGCAACCACAGCAGCGCTCCCAGAGCCAACCGGCGATATCACAGCAGCCCCGCCGACGTCCAGGGACACCGCCACCgcacgccgccgccgccaccgccaagAGCATGACCTCCATACCCGCCACCCTGTCCAGCAACAATGTGGCCGCCGCTGGAGCGGCCAATGTGCCGGAGAAGCAGCCGTGGCCGAACTCCAAGGACGACTACGAGCTGCGGGACGTGATCGGAGTGGGAGCGACCGCGGTGGTGCACGGGGCGTACTGCATACCGCGGAACGAGAAGTGCGCCATCAAGCGGATCAATCTGGAGAAGTGGAACACGTCGATGGACGAGCTGCTCAAGGAGATCCAGGCGATGTCGTCGTGCAACCACGAGAACGTGGTCACCTACCACACATCGTTTGTGGTGCGCGAGGAGCTGTGGCTGGTGCTGCGCCTCCTGGAGGGCGGCTCCCTGCTGGACATCATCAAGCACAAGATGCGGACATCCAACTGCAAGCAGGGCGTCTTCGACGAGGCCACCATTGCCACGGTGCTGAAGGAGGTGCTCAAGGGCCTGGAGTACTTCCACTCGAACGGCCAGATCCATCGCGACATCAAGGCGGGCAACATCCTGATCGGCGACGACGGCACCATCCAGATAGCCGACTTCGGCGTGAGCGCCTGGCTGGCCACGGGCCGGGATCTGTCGCGCCAGAAGGTGCGGCACACCTTCGTGGGCACCCCTTGCTGGATGGCCCCGGAGGTGATGGAGCAGGACCATGGCTACGACTTCAAGGCGGACATCTGGTCGTTCGGGATCACGGCCATTGAGATGGCCACCGGAACGGCGCCGTACCACAAGTACCCGCCGATGAAGGTGCTCATGCTGACGCTGCAGAACGACCCGCCCACCCTGGACACGGGCGCCGATGACAAGGACCAGTACAAGGCCTATGGCAAGACATTCCGCAAGATGATCGTCGAGTGCCTCCAGAAGGAGCCCTCGAAACGGCCCACTGCCAGCGAGCTCCTGAAGCATGCCTTCTTCAAGAAGGCCAAGGACCGCAAGTACCTCACCCAGACGCTGCTTCAGTCGGGCCCCAGCATGGAGACGCGGGTGCACAAGGCTGCCAAGCGGCAGCCGGGAGCCTCTGGTCGCCTGCACCGTACCGTCACCGGCGAGTGGGTGTGGTCCAGCGAGGAGGAGGACAACGGCGGCACCAGCGGCGGACGCAAGCATCCCTCATCGGACTCCGATTCGGAGGATCGGCCCATGAACCGGCTGGAGCGGGCCGACTCCTCGGACAGCGATCGAGAGGACCCCTCGCCCGAGATCACGCACAGCGTCTCCTCGGCCACTGTTACGGCAGCAACGGCCGCAGCAGGAGCACTGAGTGCCACTGCCGCCCCAGTCGCCGCCGCCAGCACCCAGGAGGTGACCGCGGGCCTGGCCCAGATGCCCCTGCCCAGCGAAGAGCGGGGGGGCGAGGAGGCACCACCCGTCAATCTGGTGCTGCGGATGCGCAACCTGCGCCGCGAACTGCACGACATTCGCTTCGAGTTCATGGTGGGCAAGGACACGGCCGAGGGCATTGCCACCGAGCTGGTGGATGCTGGCCTCGTGGACGCCCTGGACACACAGCCGATGGCCCAGCACCTGGACCATCTGATAGCCCAGTGCGCCACCATGAAGACGATCACGTTCCAGTTGAGCTCGGGCGTCCAGCCCGGCGAGGTGCCCGACGAGCGTTCGCTGGTGGGCTATGCGCAGATATCCATCACGGACTAG
- the LOC108156871 gene encoding serine/threonine-protein kinase OSR1 isoform X2 codes for MTSIPATLSSNNVAAAGAANVPEKQPWPNSKDDYELRDVIGVGATAVVHGAYCIPRNEKCAIKRINLEKWNTSMDELLKEIQAMSSCNHENVVTYHTSFVVREELWLVLRLLEGGSLLDIIKHKMRTSNCKQGVFDEATIATVLKEVLKGLEYFHSNGQIHRDIKAGNILIGDDGTIQIADFGVSAWLATGRDLSRQKVRHTFVGTPCWMAPEVMEQDHGYDFKADIWSFGITAIEMATGTAPYHKYPPMKVLMLTLQNDPPTLDTGADDKDQYKAYGKTFRKMIVECLQKEPSKRPTASELLKHAFFKKAKDRKYLTQTLLQSGPSMETRVHKAAKRQPGASGRLHRTVTGEWVWSSEEEDNGGTSGGRKHPSSDSDSEDRPMNRLERADSSDSDREDPSPEITHSVSSATVTAATAAAGALSATAAPVAAASTQEVTAGLAQMPLPSEERGGEEAPPVNLVLRMRNLRRELHDIRFEFMVGKDTAEGIATELVDAGLVDALDTQPMAQHLDHLIAQCATMKTITFQLSSGVQPGEVPDERSLVGYAQISITD; via the coding sequence ATGACCTCCATACCCGCCACCCTGTCCAGCAACAATGTGGCCGCCGCTGGAGCGGCCAATGTGCCGGAGAAGCAGCCGTGGCCGAACTCCAAGGACGACTACGAGCTGCGGGACGTGATCGGAGTGGGAGCGACCGCGGTGGTGCACGGGGCGTACTGCATACCGCGGAACGAGAAGTGCGCCATCAAGCGGATCAATCTGGAGAAGTGGAACACGTCGATGGACGAGCTGCTCAAGGAGATCCAGGCGATGTCGTCGTGCAACCACGAGAACGTGGTCACCTACCACACATCGTTTGTGGTGCGCGAGGAGCTGTGGCTGGTGCTGCGCCTCCTGGAGGGCGGCTCCCTGCTGGACATCATCAAGCACAAGATGCGGACATCCAACTGCAAGCAGGGCGTCTTCGACGAGGCCACCATTGCCACGGTGCTGAAGGAGGTGCTCAAGGGCCTGGAGTACTTCCACTCGAACGGCCAGATCCATCGCGACATCAAGGCGGGCAACATCCTGATCGGCGACGACGGCACCATCCAGATAGCCGACTTCGGCGTGAGCGCCTGGCTGGCCACGGGCCGGGATCTGTCGCGCCAGAAGGTGCGGCACACCTTCGTGGGCACCCCTTGCTGGATGGCCCCGGAGGTGATGGAGCAGGACCATGGCTACGACTTCAAGGCGGACATCTGGTCGTTCGGGATCACGGCCATTGAGATGGCCACCGGAACGGCGCCGTACCACAAGTACCCGCCGATGAAGGTGCTCATGCTGACGCTGCAGAACGACCCGCCCACCCTGGACACGGGCGCCGATGACAAGGACCAGTACAAGGCCTATGGCAAGACATTCCGCAAGATGATCGTCGAGTGCCTCCAGAAGGAGCCCTCGAAACGGCCCACTGCCAGCGAGCTCCTGAAGCATGCCTTCTTCAAGAAGGCCAAGGACCGCAAGTACCTCACCCAGACGCTGCTTCAGTCGGGCCCCAGCATGGAGACGCGGGTGCACAAGGCTGCCAAGCGGCAGCCGGGAGCCTCTGGTCGCCTGCACCGTACCGTCACCGGCGAGTGGGTGTGGTCCAGCGAGGAGGAGGACAACGGCGGCACCAGCGGCGGACGCAAGCATCCCTCATCGGACTCCGATTCGGAGGATCGGCCCATGAACCGGCTGGAGCGGGCCGACTCCTCGGACAGCGATCGAGAGGACCCCTCGCCCGAGATCACGCACAGCGTCTCCTCGGCCACTGTTACGGCAGCAACGGCCGCAGCAGGAGCACTGAGTGCCACTGCCGCCCCAGTCGCCGCCGCCAGCACCCAGGAGGTGACCGCGGGCCTGGCCCAGATGCCCCTGCCCAGCGAAGAGCGGGGGGGCGAGGAGGCACCACCCGTCAATCTGGTGCTGCGGATGCGCAACCTGCGCCGCGAACTGCACGACATTCGCTTCGAGTTCATGGTGGGCAAGGACACGGCCGAGGGCATTGCCACCGAGCTGGTGGATGCTGGCCTCGTGGACGCCCTGGACACACAGCCGATGGCCCAGCACCTGGACCATCTGATAGCCCAGTGCGCCACCATGAAGACGATCACGTTCCAGTTGAGCTCGGGCGTCCAGCCCGGCGAGGTGCCCGACGAGCGTTCGCTGGTGGGCTATGCGCAGATATCCATCACGGACTAG
- the LOC108156873 gene encoding E3 ubiquitin-protein ligase RNF181 homolog, with product MSDYFEELGHEPTGPEGANDFAKHYRRLQVLAIMNGIDIDIQVPEASKRAIAALPVHKVLEAELGGDLECAVCKEPAQVGEVYKILPCKHEFHEECILLWLKKTNSCPLCRYEMETDDAVYEELRRFKQDESNRRERHDNLMNSMFG from the exons ATGTCCGACTATTTTGAGGAGCTGGGCCACGAGCCCACCGGTCCGGAGGGGGCCAACGACTTTGCCAAGCACTACCGCCGCCTGCAGGTGCTGGCCATCATGAACggcatcgacatcgacatACAGGTGCCGGAGGCCTCGAAGCGAGCCATCGCTGCGCTGCCTGTGCACAAGGTCCTGGAGGCCGAGTTGGGCGGCGATCTGGAGTGCGCGGTGTGCAAGGAGCCGGCCCAGGTGGGAGAGGTGTACAAGATTCTGCCGTGCAAGCACGAGTTCCACGAGGAGTGCATTCTCCTGTGGCTGAAGAAG ACCAACTCGTGTCCCCTGTGCCGCTACGAGATGGAGACCGACGACGCGGTCTACGAGGAACTGCGCCGCTTCAAGCAGGACGAGTCCAACCGCCGTGAGCGCCATGACAACCTCATGAATTCCATGTTTGGTTAG
- the LOC108156872 gene encoding dentin sialophosphoprotein-like has protein sequence MSDFNDDLLPGLTENDRFNRQYHRLLLRAVMNVDMEIAIPRATPEVIASLTYRKVRESELVGVDPKCSVCMESLQAGEMLKSMPCKHEFHAQCLIRWLKESNSCPLCRFQLKFQDLTFTRVTHGPLVQVSPLVHVYGPFRREEQGSLRRSLNGPYSRSQTGSSRRSQDGSRHRFPDESNSSDQDDSDSSDEEQSGRSDQDVSNPNGQVGSNPSGQADSSRSNQADSNRSELDSSNRSDQDDSSRSDEDDSGRSGHDDCSRSDQGDTNRSDQDDSSRSDQADSNLNVHADSNPNDQADSNPNDQADSGPRFY, from the exons ATGTCTGACTTCAATGACGATCTGTTACCCGGCCTAACCGAGAATGATCGATTCAACAGGCAGTACCACCGCCTGCTGTTGCGGGCCGTCATGAATGTGGACATGGAGATAGCCATACCGAGGGCCACCCCGGAAGTCATTGCTTCTCTGACATATCGCAAGGTTCGGGAATCGGAGCTGGTGGGCGTTGACCCGAAGTGCTCCGTGTGCATGGAGTCCCTTCAGGCTGGTGAGATGTTGAAGAGCATGCCGTGCAAGCACGAATTCCACGCTCAGTGCCTCATACGGTGGCTGAAGGAG TCCAACTCGTGCCCCTTGTGTCGCTTCCAGCTAAAATTCCAAGACTTGACCTTTACAAGAGTGACCCACGGGCCCCTGGTACAGGTCAGCCCCCTAGTCCACGTCTACGGGCCCTTCCGCCGCGAAGAGCAGGGGTCCCTCCGTCGCAGCCTGAACGGGCCCTACAGTCGCAGCCAGACCGGGTCCAGCCGCCGCAGTCAGGACGGATCTAGGCACCGCTTCCCGGACGAGTCCAACAGCAGTGACCAAGACGACTCCGACAGTAGTGACGAGGAACAGTCCGGCCGCAGTGACCAGGACGTCTCAAACCCCAATGGCCAGGTCGGCTCTAACCCCAGTGGCCAGGCCGACTCCAGCCGCAGTAACCAGGCCGACTCTAACCGCAGTGAGCTGGACAGCTCCAACCGCAGTGACCAGGACGACTCCAGCCGCAGTGATGAGGACGACTCCGGCCGCAGTGGCCATGACGACTGCAGCCGCAGTGACCAGGGCGATACCAACCGCAGTGACCAGGACGACTCCAGCCGCAGTGACCAGGCCGACTCTAACCTCAATGTCCACGCCGACTCTAACCCCAATGACCAGGCCGACTCTAACCCCAATGACCAGGCCGACTCGGGCCCCCGCTTTTATTAG